In the Deltaproteobacteria bacterium genome, one interval contains:
- a CDS encoding D-alanyl-D-alanine carboxypeptidase, giving the protein MAKKHAMKSVVFWVVWLMALALVGEGVPARADVYRASVAPRPATSAAPSSKSGNSVQASTSSKASKATTSPQKTRVQPSAPAKKKGAVSAAKSKSAVKKEGRPTKSVKKSASKTVRKKTTAPARVKASSTTTRSAQKKVAVKSKKSSKLRPAAKGKGTSSRKARKSAAIPVRSGASKDLHLNVKSALLINMSTGKVYFEQNADKSIAPASITKLLTLYLVREAMARGSLKGSTPIPVSSLAVRTGGSSMSLRRGERVPLTELIKGISVVSANNACVAIAEYLGQGDMNHFVRQMNAKAKALGMTQSRFRNPNGLPAPGQLSTARDIAKLSMAYLRTFPESLSVHSMTTHTYHGATHRNANSLLRTYRGVDGLKTGFVCASGYNITATAKRGKTRLLAVVLGAQSAAIRQVETARLLDYGFKRVVADGGDATLARK; this is encoded by the coding sequence ATGGCAAAGAAACATGCAATGAAATCCGTGGTTTTTTGGGTGGTTTGGCTGATGGCCCTGGCCTTGGTCGGCGAGGGCGTTCCGGCTCGCGCCGACGTGTACCGCGCGTCCGTGGCTCCCAGGCCGGCGACCTCGGCGGCGCCGTCCTCGAAGTCCGGAAACTCGGTCCAGGCATCCACGTCGTCCAAGGCATCCAAGGCCACGACCTCCCCCCAAAAAACGCGGGTTCAGCCCTCGGCGCCTGCCAAGAAAAAAGGGGCGGTGTCGGCCGCGAAAAGCAAGAGCGCGGTCAAGAAAGAGGGACGGCCCACCAAAAGCGTGAAAAAGTCGGCCAGCAAGACCGTGCGGAAAAAGACCACGGCCCCGGCCCGGGTCAAGGCGTCGTCCACGACGACGCGGTCGGCTCAGAAAAAAGTTGCCGTCAAATCGAAAAAGTCCTCCAAGCTTCGGCCAGCGGCGAAGGGCAAGGGAACGAGTAGCCGGAAAGCGCGCAAATCGGCGGCCATTCCGGTCCGGAGTGGAGCCTCCAAGGACCTGCATCTCAACGTCAAATCGGCGCTGCTCATCAATATGAGCACGGGGAAGGTCTATTTCGAGCAGAACGCGGACAAATCCATTGCTCCGGCGTCCATCACCAAGCTTTTGACCCTGTATCTGGTTCGCGAGGCCATGGCTCGGGGGAGTCTCAAGGGCTCGACGCCCATTCCGGTCAGTTCCCTGGCGGTGCGGACCGGTGGTTCGAGCATGAGCCTGCGGCGGGGCGAGCGGGTTCCGCTGACCGAGTTGATCAAGGGCATCAGCGTCGTTTCGGCCAACAACGCCTGCGTGGCCATTGCCGAATATCTCGGCCAGGGAGACATGAACCATTTTGTCCGGCAGATGAACGCCAAGGCCAAGGCCCTGGGCATGACCCAGAGCCGGTTTCGCAACCCCAATGGCCTGCCCGCGCCCGGCCAGCTGTCCACGGCTCGGGACATCGCCAAGCTCTCCATGGCCTATTTGCGGACCTTCCCCGAATCCTTGTCCGTGCACTCCATGACGACCCACACGTATCACGGCGCTACCCATCGCAACGCCAATTCCCTGTTGCGCACGTATCGGGGCGTGGATGGCCTCAAGACCGGTTTTGTTTGCGCTTCGGGCTACAACATCACGGCCACGGCCAAGCGCGGCAAGACCAGACTTCTGGCCGTGGTGCTCGGTGCCCAGAGCGCGGCCATCCGCCAGGTCGAAACCGCGCGCCTGCTCGACTATGGCTTCAAGCGCGTTGTCGCCGATGGAGGCGACGCCACCTTGGCCCGCAAATGA